The DNA sequence atattCATCACTATAGTTAGATTTGATATCCTTAATTTTCAATCTTAATTTCTGTTTTGTATCATGCAGCTTTGTTTGGGATATTTCGTTATAGGAATGCTCAATATCAAGCATgtaaagattatcaattaaTAAACTATAATCAATAACATTTGAATCAAGTGggagactaactttattattttcaaatgaacaaTAATAACCAGATTTGTCCacaatatatatagaaattaaatttcattgaaTAGATGATGCAACATATgtttcaatcaaataaaaagaaaccaaaCTTTAAAAGTAATCTAAAAGTTCCTATAATCTCAACTACAACTTTTATTATGATCAACTAGATAAATGAATATTTCAATATCACTTGGCAAATGACTTTGTAGGCAGCCTGCATAAACATACTTATGTGAATAGTAACACAAAATCTTGCCTACTAAGTGTCCTGGgcttaaaaactaaattaattcaaaaacaaacaatagtgaAAAGTTTATCCTTATTCACAATACCGTTTGGCGTACTTGGGACAACATTGCTGAAAacactatcatttttttctctcctaaaaatacttttattgaaGAATAACTTGTCACAGGTGGTGGAATCGGTTCGAGTTGTGAGTTCAATCATCCATGTGataaaaacttgtataaattggtGTGACTCACCGATTTTCTGAGTAATTAAACCTACCAATATATTCTTAGTTCCTGCACACGCCTATGAGTTCACTTTCTCATACTCCTATCACATATCACTTGTGCTGCAACTTTCATATTCTCTCCAAATTTTGAACGTACCAAACCCATAAGTGTAAGAAATTAATCCAATTTTTACTTGGATTGGGGTTCTAACCTAATGGCTCTTTAAAAATTTCTTCTAGTTCACCAACTTAATGTTATGATACATTTATGGTAATTATAACTTGTATACTATATAAATCTTCCTCACACACATATGTTCATGAGGTTTAATTATGATCCAGTAGTTTGATCAATGATTCATCAATCTAGTACTATATTGCAAAGTAATATcaataaatagaagaaaaattaatgaaacaataaattactaaaactatatattttttaaattatcaaattataatgattttttaataataatatttagataataagtgtcttaaaaatattatttgaaaagtaatttataatttttattttaataattaatttataatatagaataacattaaatattatatttttcttctaattttatacTTAGTACCCTTGAAAGACTATTAACCTTTtccttaatatttattatatacatgCAGATTTAAAGCAGCCATCGAATGTGGAGAATATGGAATtcaaaaaaacgaaaaataaaataaaataaagggtaaatagtcacttttttCTCTCAATGTGTAATTCGCTGACAAGGACgtccttgaaagatgaaaatacaaaatttagtcttcgaaagtgtaaaaagtgcgacaaatatatctgaTCATTCACTTTTGtccgtcaccgttaataaaataacctaCGTGGCACGGAGGGataaatttgtcactgaaatgattgtcaacgtgATCATCTTTAATTGTTAGCATatggacatatttgtcataatattttttttttacttttcatcttCACGCTCCGTTGACAAATGCGtacctaaaagatgaaaatgcaaaatttagtccctgaaagtataaaaagtacgacaaatatATTCGGACGCTAATAATGAATTGTATAGGAGATAAGCTAGGGAAAAAgggattaaaaaaagtaaaatacagcttaagatttgaactcttatattttgattatctatctatttatccatctatcaaattgttaattagttttttaattaatcaatataactacttatttttcaaaataaaataaatttctttagttttatgattaaaaaaatttgagttaccatttaaaaaaatgaaagccttttatttcttgaaatttgttgtttcttcaattaattattaatttttattacgtACTATGTCACAGTATGCCAAATAAAATGCAAGGTTGCTGTAACCCCTAAATCAGTGAGATACAACTCTACGTCCCAAAAGGCAAAGAATGAACCTAtgtattagtttttcttttgttttattttgaagttaacCTCTGTATTAGTTTGagcattattgtattttttatttaaatttatttgggttctttatttgttagtaactgttttcatttcattcatattgTGTATCATAAGTGTTGTTTCGAGTGGAAGCACAGGTTTATCCAAAAGATTCTTTCATatttgaggtatatatatacattttattatttaatgaaaagacttataattccattttagttttatctagtttaaattttgtgagactttttttttcaaaaaaaaattgttgattaaattctttttttaaaataaataaataaataaatttgatcatGCGACCTGTTGTGTCTTTTCTATTTAcaactctcgacatattattttcaatctaaatataaaGATACTTAACTTGGAATTgggatatgaaataattttaaagattaaaagtgagaaatttagaaatttgataaaattataagatataaaataaagtttttcttGACAGCAAAGATTAAGGTTTAacaaggaaatcaaaataataaaaatatatatgttaaaaggcaatttaaaaaatatattgcataagTAATAGGAGCACTAAATtacaaacacataataataataataataataataataataataataataataataataataataacgtgcggatatatttgttgcacttcTTATACTTTCGggaattaaattttacatttttatctttCGGTATTTGTTAGTGTAATAAGAAGACGAAAAGTCAAAAAGATATTATAACAAATATACCCCTATGCTGAAAATTAGAAATGATCAcattgacaatcatttcagtaACAAATTTGTCCATTCGtgctaaataaattattttattaagggTGATTGACGGAAGTTAATAAccgaatatatttattatactttttacacttttaaaaattaaattatttatattttagaaatatatttatcagccaattaaacattaaacaacaaaataattatttaccctAAAGTAAATAAGACACGAAGTCGTTTGGAACCAAAGTGCGTGCCTAATGTGCTCctttatcatatatattcatattctcGTCTTTTTAAGATTGAAATAGACCGATTCTTATTTTCCGAAAAAGTGTTTGTCACTTGAccaaaactctctctctctctctctctctgatcaGTGTTCCACAGACATGGCCAaatcctccaccaccacctttTCAACTCCTTCTTCAAATCAAAACCAAACTCATAATTACAACACTTCAAAAAAATCGCTTCTCAACTTAGACCCACTATCCGTCAAAACCTCTTCTTACACTTCTCTCAAAGACGTGCTTCCTTTCTCCACCACCGCAGCCGTCAACTCCCCTGCCGCGAGCCACCACCACCACGTGTTCATCCGGAACCGCCTCGTGAAGCAGGCCGCGTGGGCCTACCTCCAGCCCATGTCCACTTCCCCCAGCGGCCCATCAGGCCCACACTTGTTCCGCCGCCTTCACAACAACAACCCTCTCGCTGCGTGTCTCAGCTTCATATATCATCACATAGTTCCCTCTCTCACCCGAACCCTACACCGAATGCTCCACGCTATCCCTTGCTTCATTCGTGTAATTCAAGAATAGCACAGAATTAGTATTTGtactttgtttctttcttttttttttatcccagCTCCTATAGtatcaaccaattaaaaatatcaaaataaaattctagCTTATTGCAAATTCCAAATGTACATACCATTACCAGGATATATAAAAGTTTATACATATCAATGAATGAGAATTTTTTAAAGAGGAAGCagagtctaattttttttcaatttgcccattattattttttccacaGCGATTGAGTTTGTTTGAGGTGACTATGTCTATGTACAATGGTTGTTATTACAATCATCGATGTAGTGGGGTTCGagggttttgttgttgtgtgtctAACCGTCTGAGTCTGCGCGTGCGGTGTTGATTCAATGTCCTTGACGCTCACGCGCTAGTGTTGGCCGTTGATTGTGACGGATTTGGGTTCCCATggctcttcctcttcttcatccATATATTCGGTTTGAGAGTTTTGGTTTTCACTGGGGGGGCTTGGAGGCCACTTCTTGCTTTTGCTTAGGGTGCTGCTTTGCTTCATGAAGGACGATTGGGTCTGGTTTGGAGGCGCTTGTGGGACACTTTGACCTTGCGCGTCCTTATTCTGCAATTTGGTGGTACTttcttgtcatactttgtcactatttccaaatgcatatatatactGTATTGTATTGTATATATCGTTACTTAATAATAATGAGAAAAATTGTTAACCGAAGTATttaccttgaaaaaaaaatttaaaaaaaaaaatttagatttgtaaaattatattgtttataatttttctaccgctttcttataatttatattataaatatttttcttttaattttttaaacaaatgccttcctaataataataacaaaaaaaaaagaaatacagaAATTACATATTAGTCATAATTTATGAATTACGATCAGCTGAATAAAGGATTAACATGATTTTAGTTTTGATGAATtttggttataattttttttattttagttttcattacCTGACATGTAACTAGGTGTACCATGCCAATAGCTATTTTGAGATGGTACAAGacttaatatgttttttagtttaaaaaaatatattctttttacttaatatGTTTAGAAATAATGATATTTAGACacctttttttaacaaatacttatttgatagttttttttgtttttttttcttgccaTATCGTATCATTTATAAACCTATCACTTTtctctttttgatttatttctcTCTCTAGGTATAGATGAACATTTGGGTATCTATCATGGGTGTTTAGATACTGAAAATAGATTGAATATTTACATTTGTAAAATAACTTTATACTAacgtttaattataaattattatgataatttaattaatttttataataattatcttataattaataccaataattatgtataattaaataatagtataaaaatatttacactatCAATACATAATCATTAAATTCTATCTTATATctcaaaaaatacatatttttctttaatcaataatgaaagagaaatactagtaatatattttctaactcATACTTTTTAATAGGAGGTAGATGCATATTACCTGTtgtgaggggtatttgttctcataagatctttttttttttaatgaaataagagagagaaaataatttgatattagtttatcattttatcttctttttttttttcgctATTCTAACACCAGACATACAGCGACACAGGATATATTagatttcaaacaaaaaaatctcaaatagaGAGAGACAATTGGAACTCATGGAgttatatatctttttaaaatacttataatatttttcttctataaaaatatcatatagattattttttaaaaaactatttaatgtcgaatttgatttctataaataaaaaataatggagaGTTTACCTCTGTATTGGGGTTGGCAGAAAATCCACTTGATTGAGAAGCCAAGTGCTGAAGAGCCTTGACAAAAGCACTTTGCCAAAATTTGGCGCAGTATTGCCAGTAATATATGACATTATCCCATCCTGTAGCCTTCAACTCCAATAATTTCATGTCAATGTCATGTTCATGACTTATCAGCCTTGATACGTAAGGCCCCAACACAGTCTCGTAAACATATCCTGTCCCCTGCTTCAGGCAACATTTGTAATTGTATTATTATCTAATTGCAAATCAAATATGCATGCTTTTTACCTTTCTTAGTAAATGAAAATTGTATTATTTGATGAATTACACAAAAGTTTTATTAAACAAAAGGTGGGTGCAAATTATTCAGTGGGAAGTCTACtgaaatttaatatctttaaaaGGGTATGTTGTTGGGTTCCTCACATCAACAGTATTGTATAAACACGGTTTTAATTACAGtaattttaccattttttaaatataataaagcataagTACATAAACATTCCATGAACACATAATCATCTTTCCCCCTCAAACAAGAAAAGGTGTGATGACAGTATAAAGTATGGCCtgcaaataacattaaaataactCAAGTGTAAAATTGTTgataaagagaagaaaaagaggcTTACTTTAGTTTTGGGATACCACAAGTAGACAAAGAGCACCAGCTTCATCAATCCATACATTGGCAGCCTTCATAAAATTTCAGAGTAAATTTATAAGCTAAATCAAGAGGCAACATAGAGAAAATGGTTAAAACGTGGACACTTACCATCCAATAAATATATCTGTAAACTTTTCCAGTACAGTGAATTGTGCCATAATGATCCTGgaaataaatcatttataaaaacGTGATTCATGGATTAAAACGAAACTTGAGTTTGTGTTTCGATCAATGttcttcataaaattaattttgaatcaaattgattttataaaattgattttgaagtgatggatttatatttgaatgttttatcataaaattaaattaagaataaaatttaatataaaattttgaattcaaaaaaaaattatttaaagttttcTGAGCTCAAAATTAATTCTTGACTCAATCAATTCTGACTTATTTTTTCAATATGAAATTAGACATATGAAAATATATCTAATTCCAAGATCAATTCTGAAGTTAGAATCTAACTCCAAATCAAATATCCACTAAATTGAATAATACTAAATGAGAATGCAATAAGCAATTAATagtaggcttaaatatattttttattaatgtaattaaacatttttttcatttttgtctttgtaaatttttttatttattttagtccttacaaaatatgtttcttttgtttttttccttaaaatgttttaaatagtGCTTAAAATCAACAAGATAACTTCCTCACTTTTCCTATTCAATCAACGTTTTCTAGTATTCTTAACTCCATCTGCACTAAGAAAGGACAAGTTTATTTTCTGAAGGCGGGTAATTCTTACGCTGAACATTCATTATCAAGCACCTGTTTCGGCCCTCTGTTTGGTCTGCTTTACAACAAATTGGCCTTGGTTTGGatatttcaaaaatcaaaataatattcttttggCCAAAATTTGAAGACTCATTCTTTTTAACTCTTTACTCATTGATATATGCCTTATAGGATAATTATACTAAATAGCAATCGTTTTAAAATTTCTTCTGCATCATAATTAAGCTTTTAAATTGTGGTTTTCATTGCATGcattt is a window from the Glycine max cultivar Williams 82 chromosome 2, Glycine_max_v4.0, whole genome shotgun sequence genome containing:
- the LOC106797935 gene encoding uncharacterized protein; this encodes MAKSSTTTFSTPSSNQNQTHNYNTSKKSLLNLDPLSVKTSSYTSLKDVLPFSTTAAVNSPAASHHHHVFIRNRLVKQAAWAYLQPMSTSPSGPSGPHLFRRLHNNNPLAACLSFIYHHIVPSLTRTLHRMLHAIPCFIRVIQE
- the LOC100812844 gene encoding putative HVA22-like protein g, which gives rise to MLGDFINRILILILGYAYPAFECYKTLEKNKVDIEELLFWCKYWIIMAQFTVLEKFTDIFIGWLPMYGLMKLVLFVYLWYPKTKGTGYVYETVLGPYVSRLISHEHDIDMKLLELKATGWDNVIYYWQYCAKFWQSAFVKALQHLASQSSGFSANPNTENKDAQGQSVPQAPPNQTQSSFMKQSSTLSKSKKWPPSPPSENQNSQTEYMDEEEEEPWEPKSVTINGQH